A stretch of the Methylacidiphilum caldifontis genome encodes the following:
- a CDS encoding hydrogenase small subunit, whose product MDDDSFYSLIQRQGISRRSFLKFCTFSALSLGFGLEMVPEIVHAFETKPRLPVVWLHGLECTCCSESFIRSGHPLVKDVLLSMISLDYDDTLMAASGEQAEKSLRQTIEDYKGKYLLAVEGNPPTKEEGMFCIVGGKPFIEQLRWAAKDAKAIIAWGSCASSGCVQAAKPNPTGAVPIHEVIKDKPVIRIPGCPPIAEVMTGIITYMVTFDRLPELDFRNRPKMFYSQRIHDKCYRRGHFDAGQFVERWDDEGAKKGYCLYKVGCRGPTTYNGCSTTRWNGGVSFPIQAGHGCIGCSEDGFWDNGPFYSRLSNINVLGVETDADKIGFSLLGAAGAAMAVHAIASGVFKNKIKKATAQSPKSGSVENMLEERKDRERPKENS is encoded by the coding sequence ATGGACGACGACTCTTTTTATTCCTTAATTCAAAGACAGGGTATTAGCCGGAGAAGTTTTCTCAAGTTTTGTACCTTTTCAGCTCTAAGCTTGGGTTTTGGTCTAGAAATGGTTCCCGAAATTGTCCATGCTTTTGAAACCAAACCACGGCTTCCCGTCGTGTGGTTACATGGGCTGGAATGTACCTGTTGTTCTGAATCTTTTATCCGTTCTGGACATCCTTTGGTCAAAGACGTCCTGCTTTCAATGATTTCCTTGGATTATGATGATACGCTTATGGCCGCTTCGGGAGAACAGGCTGAGAAATCTTTGCGACAGACCATTGAGGATTACAAAGGAAAATATCTTTTGGCTGTAGAAGGCAATCCACCGACCAAGGAAGAGGGGATGTTTTGCATTGTTGGGGGTAAACCGTTTATAGAACAGCTGAGGTGGGCTGCAAAAGATGCAAAAGCGATTATCGCCTGGGGTAGTTGTGCTTCTTCAGGTTGTGTGCAAGCGGCAAAACCTAACCCTACAGGGGCTGTCCCCATACATGAAGTGATAAAGGATAAACCGGTTATTCGTATTCCAGGATGTCCTCCTATTGCTGAGGTCATGACGGGGATTATTACCTATATGGTTACCTTCGATCGGCTACCTGAGCTTGATTTTCGCAATAGGCCAAAGATGTTTTATAGCCAGAGGATTCATGATAAATGCTATAGACGGGGTCATTTTGATGCCGGTCAGTTTGTCGAGCGTTGGGATGATGAAGGGGCCAAAAAAGGATACTGTTTATACAAGGTTGGCTGTCGTGGGCCTACGACCTATAACGGTTGTTCGACTACACGGTGGAATGGGGGAGTTTCTTTTCCAATCCAAGCGGGACATGGATGTATTGGTTGTTCTGAAGATGGTTTTTGGGATAACGGTCCTTTTTATAGTCGGCTGTCCAATATTAATGTGTTAGGGGTAGAGACCGATGCCGATAAGATTGGATTTAGTCTTCTCGGAGCGGCTGGAGCAGCTATGGCCGTTCATGCTATAGCTAGCGGTGTTTTTAAAAATAAGATCAAGAAAGCAACTGCCCAGTCTCCTAAAAGTGGATCTGTAGAAAACATGCTAGAGGAAAGAAAAGATCGTGAACGACCTAAAGAAAACTCCTGA
- a CDS encoding nickel-dependent hydrogenase large subunit produces MVNDLKKTPEGFSLDKTGKRIVVDPVTRIEGHLRCEVNIDSANVIRNAVSSGTMWRGIELIVKGRDPRDVWAFTQRICGVCTGVHALASVRAVENALGITIPENAHCIRTIMHLTQMVHDHLVHFYHLHALDWVDVVSCLKADPQKTTEIAQKISSYPLSSPGYFSDVQNRLKQFVESGQLGLFKNGYWGHPAYKLPPEVNLLAVAHYLEALDFQRNIVKIHTVFGGKNPHPNWLVGGVPCAINIDETMGAGAPVNMAQLNLVSSIIDRTVTFVEQVYLPDILAIGSYYKDWLYGGGLSSKNVLSYGEIPDKANDYSASNLLIPRGAIINGDLKNIQEVDLQDSSQIREYVFHSWYRYPDPAESRHPWEGITEPQFILGPNTKGSKTHIEQLDEEAKYSWIKAPRYKSKAMEVGPLARFIIGYASGREDFKEPVQRALSQLGVPFEALFSTLGRTLARALEADWCAKMLKKFYQRLLGNISSGQTATADTTKWDPSRWPSEAKGVGFVEAPRGSLGHWIRIKNGKIENYQAVVPTTWNGSPRDPQGNIGAFEASLLDTPLAKPEEPLEILRTLHSFDPCLACSTHVIDLRGRELALVRIL; encoded by the coding sequence ATCGTGAACGACCTAAAGAAAACTCCTGAAGGATTTAGCTTGGATAAAACGGGAAAGAGGATTGTCGTCGATCCTGTAACAAGGATAGAAGGGCACCTGCGCTGTGAAGTAAACATCGATTCGGCTAATGTGATTCGCAATGCGGTCTCCAGCGGCACAATGTGGAGAGGAATTGAGCTGATTGTAAAAGGAAGGGATCCAAGAGATGTTTGGGCATTTACCCAGAGAATATGCGGGGTTTGCACGGGTGTTCATGCTTTGGCTTCCGTAAGGGCTGTGGAAAATGCTCTGGGTATAACAATTCCCGAAAATGCTCATTGCATACGTACGATCATGCATCTGACACAAATGGTTCATGATCACCTAGTGCATTTTTATCATCTTCATGCCTTGGATTGGGTGGATGTTGTCAGTTGCTTAAAAGCTGATCCTCAAAAGACTACTGAAATAGCACAAAAAATTTCTTCCTATCCTCTTTCTTCCCCGGGTTATTTTTCCGATGTGCAAAATCGACTCAAGCAGTTTGTGGAAAGTGGTCAGCTTGGGTTGTTTAAAAATGGATATTGGGGGCATCCTGCTTATAAACTGCCACCCGAAGTTAATCTTCTGGCTGTTGCACACTACCTTGAAGCACTCGATTTTCAAAGAAATATCGTAAAAATTCATACCGTTTTTGGAGGAAAAAATCCTCATCCCAATTGGCTTGTGGGTGGGGTTCCTTGTGCAATCAATATCGATGAAACCATGGGGGCTGGAGCTCCAGTGAACATGGCACAGCTTAACTTGGTTTCTTCGATTATAGACAGAACGGTGACATTTGTCGAGCAAGTCTATCTGCCTGATATTTTGGCTATTGGTTCCTACTACAAAGACTGGCTTTATGGGGGAGGACTTTCTTCTAAAAATGTTCTTTCCTATGGGGAAATCCCCGATAAAGCTAATGATTATTCAGCCTCTAATCTTTTGATTCCCCGGGGAGCGATAATCAATGGGGATTTAAAAAATATTCAAGAAGTTGATTTGCAAGATAGTTCACAAATTCGAGAATATGTTTTCCATTCGTGGTATCGCTACCCCGATCCAGCTGAAAGCAGGCATCCATGGGAGGGCATAACTGAGCCTCAGTTCATCTTAGGACCAAATACGAAAGGAAGCAAAACGCACATCGAACAGTTGGATGAAGAAGCAAAGTATTCCTGGATAAAGGCCCCCCGTTACAAGAGCAAGGCTATGGAAGTAGGTCCTTTAGCAAGGTTTATCATTGGGTATGCTTCCGGTAGGGAAGATTTTAAGGAACCGGTCCAAAGAGCTTTAAGTCAACTGGGAGTGCCTTTCGAAGCTCTATTTTCGACTTTAGGTCGAACATTAGCCAGGGCCTTGGAAGCCGACTGGTGTGCAAAGATGTTAAAGAAATTTTATCAAAGGCTTCTAGGAAATATCTCCTCTGGACAAACCGCTACAGCGGATACCACTAAATGGGATCCTAGCCGTTGGCCTTCTGAAGCCAAGGGTGTTGGTTTTGTAGAAGCTCCACGAGGTTCTCTGGGTCATTGGATTCGTATAAAAAATGGCAAGATAGAAAATTACCAAGCAGTTGTTCCTACTACTTGGAATGGTTCACCCCGAGATCCCCAGGGAAACATTGGAGCTTTCGAAGCTTCTTTGCTTGACACTCCGCTGGCAAAACCCGAAGAACCTCTTGAAATATTACGCACGCTTCACAGTTTTGATCCCTGCCTTGCCTGTTCTACTCATGTTATCGATTTGAGAGGAAGAGAGCTTGCCCTGGTAAGAATTTTATAA
- the cybH gene encoding Ni/Fe-hydrogenase, b-type cytochrome subunit: METEVEKKWVTKAVYVYEAPIRLWHWINAASIFVLAISGYLIAHPPPSIGGEAFGHFEFAYIRYIHFIAALVFDVGLMVRIYWALVGNRFGRDFLHLALFEKSFWIEVIKKIKWYLFLEKEPIVYEGADPLNRLATFLVFILDWFMLITGLALFGEMDGMGTWAYYLFTIWIIPIFGSSQTLHSFHHLGMWLFASFVLVHVYVVVREDILGRVSVIETMVNGWRVIRGGQLSKKDA, from the coding sequence ATGGAAACAGAAGTAGAAAAAAAATGGGTGACAAAAGCCGTTTATGTGTACGAGGCTCCCATTAGGCTATGGCATTGGATTAATGCAGCCTCGATTTTTGTTTTAGCGATTAGTGGTTATCTGATCGCCCATCCTCCCCCAAGTATTGGAGGAGAAGCCTTTGGTCATTTCGAGTTTGCTTATATTAGATATATCCATTTTATCGCTGCATTGGTGTTTGACGTGGGCCTGATGGTAAGAATCTACTGGGCTTTGGTAGGGAATAGGTTTGGTCGAGATTTTCTTCATTTAGCTCTATTCGAAAAATCTTTCTGGATCGAAGTGATAAAGAAAATCAAATGGTATCTTTTTCTTGAAAAAGAACCCATAGTATATGAGGGAGCAGACCCCTTAAACCGACTTGCCACTTTTTTAGTCTTTATTCTCGACTGGTTTATGCTCATTACGGGCCTAGCCTTGTTTGGTGAAATGGATGGGATGGGAACATGGGCTTATTACCTTTTTACAATTTGGATCATTCCTATCTTTGGCAGTAGCCAAACTCTTCATAGTTTTCATCATCTCGGGATGTGGCTTTTTGCTTCTTTTGTCCTTGTCCATGTTTATGTCGTTGTTCGAGAAGACATCTTAGGAAGGGTGTCGGTCATTGAAACGATGGTCAACGGCTGGAGAGTAATCCGTGGTGGTCAGCTAAGTAAAAAGGATGCATAA
- a CDS encoding hydrogenase expression/formation C-terminal domain-containing protein → MHKLFEKIYLSFVEQEEGKEPDQIFLDENQALEQLLHFLKGGEVEVVFETNPRLTIVESQICGLWAAFQSGKLKWLEVGNLPKRLIEFQSHLPSISLLSLKELSNLPQDGLMNAPYLLVEMSRLAKVYDFTKASKVIPLSLLPLSLADQQLLNETLGYGKVTIQIKGYGHCLIKNSGYKNLWWVEDFNVEGKSIFKAIEIVSIPSLVMAAKEDMQRGLSKVRKLKESFMDQNSINEVMEKKHE, encoded by the coding sequence ATGCATAAGCTTTTTGAAAAGATATACCTATCTTTTGTTGAACAAGAGGAAGGAAAAGAGCCCGACCAGATTTTTCTTGATGAAAATCAAGCATTGGAACAGCTCTTACATTTTCTAAAGGGAGGAGAGGTTGAGGTTGTTTTCGAAACGAATCCAAGGCTTACAATTGTGGAAAGTCAAATTTGTGGTCTTTGGGCTGCTTTCCAATCTGGAAAGCTTAAGTGGCTTGAGGTAGGCAACTTGCCTAAAAGGTTGATTGAATTTCAAAGTCACCTTCCTTCGATCTCTTTGCTTAGTCTTAAAGAACTTTCTAATCTCCCCCAAGATGGATTGATGAATGCACCCTATCTTCTCGTGGAGATGAGCCGATTAGCAAAAGTATATGATTTTACAAAAGCATCAAAAGTGATTCCTCTGAGTCTTTTGCCCTTATCGCTAGCAGACCAACAGCTCTTAAACGAAACGTTAGGTTATGGGAAGGTTACGATTCAGATTAAGGGCTATGGGCACTGCTTGATTAAAAACTCCGGTTATAAGAATCTTTGGTGGGTTGAAGATTTCAATGTAGAAGGGAAAAGTATTTTCAAAGCAATAGAGATTGTTTCTATTCCTTCACTTGTTATGGCAGCAAAAGAAGACATGCAAAGGGGGCTTTCTAAAGTAAGAAAACTAAAAGAAAGTTTTATGGATCAAAATTCGATCAATGAAGTTATGGAGAAAAAACACGAATAA
- the sixA gene encoding phosphohistidine phosphatase SixA, producing the protein MILYLIRHATAEPKAESDAKRNLTAEGKEEAKWLGKGLKKLGIKPDEILSSPLNRAVQTAEIIAQAMKIEKKPLIIPELENGHPTSELLEIIKNYGKPSSLFLVGHMPSLAEHLAEFLGVNRPQAFPFDKGGVCAIRSDETIRLGVWELRFMLRQGQIRKM; encoded by the coding sequence ATGATTCTTTATTTGATCCGTCATGCAACGGCTGAGCCAAAAGCGGAGAGCGATGCGAAAAGAAACTTAACTGCTGAAGGCAAAGAAGAAGCAAAGTGGTTAGGGAAAGGACTGAAAAAGCTAGGAATAAAACCGGATGAAATTTTAAGTAGTCCTTTAAACCGTGCAGTTCAAACGGCTGAAATTATCGCCCAAGCCATGAAGATTGAAAAAAAACCGCTCATTATTCCTGAACTCGAAAATGGTCATCCCACTTCTGAGCTGCTCGAGATTATCAAAAATTACGGTAAACCGTCTTCTCTTTTCCTTGTGGGACACATGCCTAGTCTTGCTGAACATCTGGCGGAATTCTTAGGAGTGAATAGGCCTCAGGCCTTTCCTTTTGATAAGGGCGGGGTTTGTGCTATTCGATCGGATGAAACCATTCGGTTAGGAGTTTGGGAGTTGCGTTTTATGTTACGGCAAGGCCAGATTCGAAAAATGTAA
- a CDS encoding Slp family lipoprotein: MGKKLLKFFILFCVLWYKVPDCEAGPFTKEEKKILKTQPPFSIVIAHPEGFIGERLFLGGEIAQVQNLPDRSLMEVIHKPLSRSFKVPLSTDLSYGRFIVSTKKFLDPSIYTRGKSVTVIGRLSRVQRGIIGQRPYNYPVISASHIHLWSESY; the protein is encoded by the coding sequence ATGGGAAAAAAACTTTTAAAGTTTTTTATTTTATTCTGTGTTCTATGGTATAAGGTCCCTGATTGCGAAGCGGGACCCTTTACCAAAGAAGAAAAGAAAATACTTAAAACTCAACCTCCTTTTTCTATTGTCATAGCCCATCCTGAGGGATTCATAGGAGAACGGCTGTTTCTAGGCGGTGAGATTGCTCAAGTACAGAATTTGCCTGATCGATCCCTTATGGAAGTCATCCATAAACCTCTTTCCCGAAGTTTTAAAGTTCCACTATCGACCGATCTCAGCTATGGAAGGTTTATTGTTTCAACCAAAAAATTCTTAGACCCTTCCATTTATACAAGAGGCAAAAGCGTTACAGTTATAGGAAGGCTAAGCCGGGTTCAACGGGGTATTATTGGACAACGTCCTTACAACTATCCGGTTATTTCAGCTTCTCATATTCATCTCTGGTCAGAGTCCTATTAA
- a CDS encoding glycosyltransferase — protein MKIAWFSPLPPKKSGIADFSFNVIPYLKAVSDLTLFVEDYVPQDSLTKGCSVISYVKKDKIDWKVGEKLKDYDLVFFNISNDFRFHSYAYELFLKFPGIVILHDYVLQFFYAGYYLIEKRHFAGYVEKFKELYSSDIIHALSIGEGPSVILNFLKKIYEDQSIIQYPMNEEIILRSLGVITHSFFAQGKINTFFPSKPAFKVDLPYTLAEEKMICRDPKSSVLFFPDGKKKVVAATFGYVLPNKAYESVFKVLQNSSFLRENMEYWIIGGTFFWYNIHSLIKKYQLKNVVKVFDYQQPNQVIELLSKSDICIALRAPTMGEASSSLLNMMLIGKPVVVLNTGWYAELPNECVIKIDPCCLENQLEEVLRKVIERNIQLKEMGIRARKYVLTNHSPSRYVEQLIEYASKINIKTEKEEIKPLT, from the coding sequence GTGAAAATAGCATGGTTTAGTCCCTTACCCCCTAAAAAGTCGGGAATTGCCGATTTTAGTTTTAATGTTATTCCCTATTTAAAAGCTGTTTCAGATTTAACTCTTTTTGTTGAGGACTATGTTCCCCAGGATTCATTAACAAAGGGCTGTTCGGTAATTTCTTATGTGAAGAAAGATAAAATCGATTGGAAGGTTGGAGAAAAACTAAAAGATTATGATCTTGTGTTTTTTAACATAAGCAATGATTTTCGCTTCCATTCTTATGCCTATGAACTGTTCTTAAAATTCCCTGGGATAGTGATTTTACATGATTATGTATTGCAATTTTTTTATGCGGGCTATTATCTGATCGAAAAAAGGCATTTTGCTGGCTATGTTGAAAAATTCAAAGAACTTTATTCTTCAGATATTATTCATGCCCTATCTATAGGAGAAGGACCCTCGGTCATTCTTAATTTTCTTAAAAAGATCTATGAAGACCAATCGATTATTCAGTATCCCATGAACGAGGAAATCATTTTGAGATCTTTAGGAGTGATCACCCATTCTTTTTTTGCTCAAGGGAAAATTAACACTTTTTTCCCTTCTAAACCAGCTTTCAAAGTTGATCTTCCCTATACTTTAGCTGAGGAAAAGATGATTTGTAGGGATCCAAAGAGCTCTGTTTTATTTTTCCCAGATGGCAAAAAGAAAGTGGTTGCGGCTACTTTTGGCTATGTCTTGCCTAATAAAGCCTACGAGTCTGTTTTTAAGGTTTTACAAAATTCTTCTTTTCTTCGGGAGAACATGGAATATTGGATCATTGGAGGAACGTTCTTCTGGTATAATATCCATAGCCTTATAAAGAAATATCAATTAAAGAACGTTGTTAAAGTTTTTGATTATCAACAACCTAATCAAGTCATCGAACTTCTTTCAAAGTCGGATATCTGCATCGCATTAAGGGCTCCAACCATGGGAGAGGCTTCAAGTTCATTGCTCAACATGATGCTTATAGGCAAACCCGTAGTGGTATTAAATACTGGGTGGTATGCTGAGCTACCTAATGAGTGTGTGATTAAAATCGATCCCTGTTGTTTAGAAAATCAATTGGAAGAAGTCTTACGAAAAGTTATTGAACGTAATATACAGCTTAAAGAAATGGGGATCCGTGCAAGAAAATATGTTTTAACCAATCATTCTCCAAGCCGATACGTCGAACAACTAATCGAGTATGCTTCAAAAATAAATATTAAAACAGAAAAAGAAGAAATTAAACCCCTTACTTAA
- the wrbA gene encoding NAD(P)H:quinone oxidoreductase yields the protein MKIYVIFYSMYGHTYRMAEAVADGARSVKGANVILKRVPETLSHEILHKMGAVEAQKTFSHIPICGIEELGEADAIIFGTPTRFGNMCGQMRQFLDAAGKLWLSGKLIGKVGSVFCSSNTQHGGQETTILTFMVSLLHLGMIIVGLPYSFTGQMVVDEVSGCSPYGASTIAGGAGERMPTENELSGARFQGRHVAMITAKLVR from the coding sequence ATGAAGATCTATGTCATCTTTTATTCAATGTACGGCCATACTTACAGAATGGCTGAAGCGGTGGCCGATGGAGCTAGGTCGGTCAAGGGAGCAAATGTCATCCTCAAACGGGTACCTGAAACCTTGAGTCATGAAATTCTGCATAAGATGGGGGCAGTAGAAGCGCAGAAAACTTTTTCCCATATTCCTATCTGTGGCATTGAAGAGCTTGGGGAAGCTGATGCGATTATCTTTGGTACACCCACCCGTTTCGGTAATATGTGTGGCCAGATGCGTCAATTTCTTGATGCAGCAGGAAAACTTTGGCTAAGTGGAAAACTTATTGGAAAGGTAGGCAGTGTCTTTTGTAGTTCTAATACGCAGCATGGTGGGCAAGAAACAACGATATTGACTTTTATGGTTAGCTTGCTTCATCTCGGAATGATCATCGTGGGCCTGCCTTATTCTTTTACCGGCCAGATGGTTGTGGATGAAGTAAGCGGTTGTTCTCCTTATGGTGCTTCGACCATTGCTGGGGGTGCCGGAGAACGCATGCCGACGGAAAATGAGCTTTCTGGAGCAAGATTTCAGGGTAGACATGTGGCGATGATAACTGCAAAACTTGTTCGTTAA